In Arthrobacter citreus, a genomic segment contains:
- a CDS encoding 1-phosphofructokinase family hexose kinase → MIVTLTVNPSLDRTVELPGTLVRGAVQRAAAISEDPGGKGVNVCRALTASGVQAIAVLPGRDNDPVMAGLRTAGVSYANMPIAATLRSNITLTEPDGTTTKINVPGPPLDAGEQERLINLLVATCAAGEDGSPAAWLVLAGSLPPGASPDFYALVAHAVRQHFGDRAPRIAIDSSGPPLLGALLHNAAPDLLKPNAEELSEVTGIGTEGELEGDPDLAVTAARTLIARGVGAVLATLGPKGALLVTADGAWQATRPPVEARSTVGAGDSSLAGFLLADVAGAPPRDCLRQAVAHGAAAASLPGTTVPTLAQTDTGAVTVKEIAGPVALPGASSTRAASTKEED, encoded by the coding sequence ATGATTGTCACCCTCACCGTCAATCCCAGCTTGGACCGGACAGTTGAGCTGCCCGGAACCCTGGTCCGCGGTGCCGTCCAGCGCGCTGCGGCAATCAGCGAGGATCCCGGCGGCAAAGGCGTCAACGTGTGCCGTGCACTCACGGCCTCCGGCGTCCAGGCGATTGCCGTCCTCCCCGGCCGCGACAACGATCCGGTCATGGCCGGCCTGCGCACCGCCGGGGTCAGTTATGCCAATATGCCCATCGCCGCAACGCTCCGGAGCAACATCACGCTCACCGAACCGGACGGAACCACCACCAAGATCAACGTCCCGGGCCCTCCCCTCGATGCAGGGGAACAGGAACGCCTCATCAATCTGCTGGTTGCAACGTGCGCTGCCGGGGAGGACGGCTCCCCGGCGGCCTGGCTCGTCCTCGCCGGATCCCTCCCGCCCGGCGCATCACCGGATTTTTATGCCCTGGTGGCGCACGCCGTCCGCCAGCATTTTGGCGACCGGGCGCCGCGGATTGCCATTGATTCCTCCGGACCTCCGCTTCTGGGTGCACTCCTGCACAACGCAGCCCCGGACCTGCTCAAGCCCAATGCCGAGGAGCTCTCGGAAGTCACCGGAATCGGCACTGAGGGTGAGCTCGAAGGGGATCCCGATCTTGCGGTGACCGCGGCCAGGACCCTGATTGCCCGGGGTGTGGGGGCGGTCCTGGCAACCCTTGGCCCCAAAGGCGCACTGCTGGTCACTGCCGACGGCGCCTGGCAGGCCACCCGCCCGCCCGTTGAGGCGCGGTCGACAGTGGGCGCCGGGGATTCCTCCCTCGCGGGCTTCCTTTTGGCCGACGTAGCGGGCGCGCCGCCCAGGGACTGCCTCCGCCAGGCCGTGGCCCACGGAGCAGCAGCGGCTTCCCTGCCGGGCACCACCGTTCCAACCCTCGCCCAAACCGATACCGGAGCCGTAACCGTCAAGGAAATAGCAGGTCCCGTTGCGTTGCCGGGCGCCAGCTCCACCAGGGCAGCATCCACCAAGGAGGAAGACTAA
- a CDS encoding fructose-specific PTS transporter subunit EIIC, translating into MSELITPELVTLDQNLGSERSEVIRHLVQKVVSAGRATGFEDLYSDAMAREAKTATGVPGGIAIPHCRSAAVTKPTLAMARISPPVEWGAKDGPADIVFFIAAPEGADQEHLQLLAKLARSLIKKNFTGALRTAQSPEEIVELVDGALGLGPVPQSQTATAAGTGQGTGTGSGSTGAGAAGAAGTAGAGAAPSTTGPGGAHSAGARASGVTADSAAAGGRDGQGGAGTAEQTDGGPGTGETRRLVAVTACPTGIAHTYMAADSLAAAAAERGIDLQVETQGSAGSTPLDPSVIRNADAVIFATDVDVRDKGRFAGLPVISGPVKRGIDEPGVMIDEALAAAKDPNARRVAGGGGSGGEERDPQSSGGGEGFGGQVKRALLTGVSYMIPFVAGGGLLIALGFLLGGYELSLSDDDGNLTGDLILDGSTLFNPGEEGLLTYLGAVFWKIGNLSLGFLVPALAGYIAYALADRPGIAPGFTAGAVALFMDAGFIGGLIGGLLAGFVAKWVGSWSVPSWLRGLMPVVIIPLVTSLVASGLMILVLGGPIAGLTLALNDWLSGLSGAAAIVLGIVLGLMMGSDLGGPINKVAYAFAVAGLGEGSFENQAPWQIMAAVMAAGMVPPLGMALATVVDKQQFSMALRENGKAAWLLGAAFISEGAIPFAAADPFRVIPSCMVGGAVAGAICMGTGVTSQAPHGGIFVFFAIGNVLMFIVAILAGMVASGLIYVALKRLTAPKRVEEPVVA; encoded by the coding sequence ATGTCTGAACTCATCACCCCGGAGCTGGTCACACTGGACCAGAACCTGGGATCTGAACGGTCCGAGGTAATCCGCCATCTGGTCCAGAAAGTCGTCTCGGCCGGCCGCGCCACCGGATTCGAGGATCTCTATTCGGATGCGATGGCCCGTGAAGCGAAGACCGCAACGGGAGTTCCCGGCGGTATCGCCATCCCACACTGCCGCTCGGCTGCCGTCACCAAACCCACCCTGGCCATGGCGCGCATCAGCCCGCCGGTGGAGTGGGGCGCCAAGGACGGACCGGCGGACATCGTCTTCTTTATTGCCGCCCCTGAAGGCGCGGACCAGGAGCATCTGCAGCTGCTTGCCAAGCTGGCCCGCTCCCTCATAAAGAAGAACTTCACCGGGGCGCTGCGGACAGCACAGTCCCCCGAAGAAATCGTCGAATTGGTGGACGGCGCACTGGGCCTGGGGCCGGTGCCGCAGTCACAGACGGCAACTGCAGCGGGAACGGGCCAGGGTACAGGTACCGGCTCCGGCAGCACGGGTGCGGGAGCCGCAGGGGCGGCCGGGACGGCTGGCGCCGGCGCGGCGCCTTCCACCACCGGCCCGGGCGGCGCGCACTCTGCAGGCGCCCGGGCATCGGGAGTCACCGCCGATTCCGCCGCAGCAGGAGGCCGGGACGGGCAAGGCGGCGCAGGGACCGCGGAACAAACAGACGGCGGACCCGGCACTGGGGAGACCAGGAGACTGGTTGCCGTCACCGCCTGTCCCACCGGCATTGCCCACACCTACATGGCGGCGGACTCCCTGGCCGCCGCGGCGGCGGAGCGCGGTATCGATCTGCAGGTGGAGACACAGGGATCGGCGGGTTCCACGCCGCTGGATCCCTCGGTGATCCGCAACGCGGATGCCGTCATCTTCGCGACCGACGTCGACGTCCGGGACAAGGGCCGCTTTGCCGGACTGCCCGTTATCAGCGGACCCGTGAAGCGGGGCATCGACGAACCCGGCGTCATGATCGATGAAGCGCTGGCTGCGGCGAAGGATCCCAACGCCCGCCGGGTCGCAGGCGGCGGAGGCTCGGGCGGGGAGGAGCGGGATCCCCAGAGCAGCGGCGGCGGGGAGGGTTTCGGCGGCCAGGTGAAGCGGGCGCTGCTCACCGGCGTCAGCTACATGATTCCGTTTGTTGCCGGCGGCGGACTGCTGATTGCCCTGGGCTTCCTGCTGGGCGGCTATGAACTCTCGCTGTCCGACGACGACGGGAACCTCACCGGCGACCTGATCCTTGACGGAAGCACGCTGTTCAACCCCGGCGAAGAGGGGTTGCTGACCTACCTCGGGGCAGTTTTCTGGAAGATCGGCAACCTGTCCCTGGGCTTCCTGGTGCCCGCCCTGGCCGGCTACATCGCTTATGCGCTGGCGGACCGGCCGGGTATCGCCCCCGGTTTCACCGCCGGCGCCGTCGCCCTCTTTATGGACGCCGGGTTTATCGGCGGGCTGATCGGCGGCCTGCTGGCCGGTTTTGTCGCCAAGTGGGTAGGCAGCTGGAGCGTGCCGTCCTGGCTTCGCGGCCTCATGCCGGTGGTGATCATCCCACTGGTCACCTCGCTGGTGGCTTCCGGGCTGATGATCCTGGTGCTGGGCGGACCCATCGCCGGCCTCACCCTGGCCCTCAACGACTGGCTGTCGGGCCTGAGCGGTGCCGCCGCCATCGTACTGGGCATTGTCCTGGGCCTGATGATGGGATCCGATCTTGGCGGGCCCATCAACAAGGTGGCGTACGCTTTCGCTGTCGCCGGACTCGGCGAAGGCAGTTTCGAGAATCAGGCACCCTGGCAGATCATGGCGGCGGTTATGGCCGCGGGCATGGTCCCGCCGCTGGGCATGGCCCTGGCCACCGTTGTGGACAAGCAGCAGTTTTCCATGGCATTGCGGGAAAACGGCAAGGCCGCCTGGCTGCTGGGAGCCGCGTTCATTTCGGAAGGAGCCATTCCGTTTGCCGCGGCGGACCCCTTCCGGGTTATCCCGTCCTGCATGGTGGGTGGTGCTGTTGCCGGTGCCATCTGTATGGGCACCGGCGTCACGTCGCAGGCACCGCATGGAGGTATTTTTGTCTTCTTCGCCATTGGTAACGTGCTGATGTTCATTGTGGCTATCCTCGCGGGAATGGTGGCCTCAGGATTGATCTATGTTGCCCTTAAGCGTCTGACGGCACCCAAGCGAGTAGAGGAGCCTGTCGTTGCATAA
- the ptsP gene encoding phosphoenolpyruvate--protein phosphotransferase, with translation MRTITGIGVSAGRVLGPSLRMPPPVPEPAADARFGADQTVDGEKARLKDAAEDVRDDLRHRAETASGDAKAVLNATAMMATDPMLLKAAGKHINAGMTPERAVWEAGMEVAAMLQSLGGYMAERTQDVLDVRARIVAQLDGLPPPGIPGSDVPFILTAEELAPADTATLDPAKVIGLVTSGGGPQSHTAILARSLGLPAVVGAVESDSIPDGAELFIDGAAGTVVVEPGTAEREAAQKYAARVSLPPFSGKGTTSDGYAVPLLANVGSGKDARAAAVAGAEGIGLLRTEFCFLGRDSEPGVEEQVQAYGSVFEAFPGRKVVIRTLDAGADKPLPFLTDTTEPNPALGVRGYRTDRTSPGVLARQLEAIAIAAGAHEADVWVMAPMIATADEAADFAVMCTGAGLAIPGVMIEVPAAAVMAQAILSRVRFASLGTNDLTQYTMAADRQLGSLASLNDPWQPAVLRLIKNTVDGARAAEAAAGSDSVESPKNVGVCGESAADPALAVVLAGLGVNTLSMTPRALASVGAVLASVSIAEAKDLASLALAAASAAEARTAVRSRLPLLEELGL, from the coding sequence ATGCGGACCATCACGGGAATCGGAGTCAGCGCCGGGCGGGTGCTGGGGCCCTCACTGCGGATGCCGCCCCCGGTGCCCGAGCCCGCAGCGGATGCCCGGTTCGGTGCGGACCAAACGGTCGACGGAGAAAAAGCGCGGCTCAAGGATGCCGCCGAGGACGTTCGGGACGATCTGCGCCACCGCGCGGAGACAGCATCCGGTGACGCCAAGGCGGTTCTGAACGCCACGGCCATGATGGCCACCGACCCGATGCTGCTCAAGGCTGCCGGGAAGCACATCAATGCCGGCATGACCCCGGAACGGGCTGTCTGGGAGGCCGGAATGGAAGTGGCCGCCATGCTGCAGAGCCTGGGCGGCTATATGGCCGAACGCACGCAGGACGTGCTCGACGTCAGGGCCCGGATTGTCGCCCAGCTGGACGGACTGCCCCCACCCGGGATCCCGGGGTCGGATGTTCCGTTCATCCTCACGGCCGAGGAGCTGGCCCCCGCTGACACTGCCACCCTGGATCCCGCCAAAGTGATCGGACTGGTCACGTCCGGCGGCGGACCCCAGTCCCACACGGCCATCCTGGCCCGTTCCCTGGGGCTTCCCGCCGTGGTCGGGGCGGTGGAATCGGACTCCATCCCCGACGGCGCCGAGCTGTTTATCGACGGGGCTGCCGGAACCGTTGTGGTGGAGCCCGGGACAGCCGAGCGGGAAGCGGCGCAAAAGTACGCCGCCCGGGTCTCCCTGCCGCCGTTCAGCGGCAAGGGCACGACGTCGGACGGTTACGCTGTTCCGCTGCTCGCCAATGTTGGGTCCGGCAAGGACGCCCGGGCTGCCGCCGTTGCCGGCGCCGAAGGCATCGGCCTGCTGCGCACCGAATTCTGCTTCCTGGGCCGGGATTCCGAACCCGGCGTGGAGGAGCAGGTGCAGGCCTATGGAAGTGTTTTTGAGGCCTTTCCGGGCCGGAAGGTCGTCATCCGCACCCTGGACGCCGGGGCTGACAAACCGCTTCCGTTCCTGACCGACACCACCGAGCCGAATCCCGCGCTGGGCGTGAGGGGCTACCGGACCGACCGCACATCGCCGGGTGTGCTGGCACGGCAGCTGGAGGCGATTGCCATTGCAGCAGGGGCCCACGAGGCCGACGTCTGGGTGATGGCTCCCATGATCGCAACCGCAGACGAAGCCGCCGACTTCGCTGTGATGTGCACCGGGGCCGGGCTTGCCATCCCCGGCGTGATGATCGAGGTCCCCGCGGCGGCTGTGATGGCGCAGGCGATTCTGTCCAGGGTCCGTTTCGCTTCCCTCGGCACCAACGACCTGACGCAGTACACCATGGCGGCGGACCGGCAGCTTGGCTCCCTGGCCAGCCTGAATGACCCATGGCAGCCGGCAGTCCTTCGGCTGATCAAGAACACTGTCGACGGCGCCCGCGCCGCCGAGGCTGCGGCTGGATCAGATTCGGTGGAGTCACCCAAGAATGTGGGTGTCTGCGGGGAGTCCGCCGCGGACCCGGCACTCGCCGTCGTGCTGGCGGGGCTGGGCGTTAACACGCTGTCCATGACCCCGCGGGCGCTGGCCTCGGTGGGAGCGGTGCTCGCCTCGGTGAGCATAGCCGAAGCCAAGGACCTGGCATCGCTTGCCCTGGCCGCTGCCTCCGCGGCGGAGGCGCGGACAGCAGTGCGCAGCCGGCTTCCCCTCCTGGAGGAGCTTGGCTTGTAA
- a CDS encoding HPr family phosphocarrier protein has product MPERKATIASRVGLHARPASIFAEAAAAQPVDVTIAMEGEPADEAMDAASMLSLMSLGASNGDVVVLRAEGDGADDALDALVKVLETDLDAQ; this is encoded by the coding sequence ATGCCAGAACGTAAAGCCACAATTGCCAGCCGGGTCGGTTTGCACGCACGCCCGGCCTCAATTTTTGCCGAGGCCGCAGCGGCACAGCCGGTGGACGTGACCATTGCGATGGAGGGGGAGCCTGCGGACGAGGCGATGGATGCCGCGAGCATGCTGTCGCTGATGAGCCTGGGTGCCTCGAACGGAGATGTGGTGGTGCTGCGTGCCGAAGGTGACGGCGCCGACGACGCCCTCGATGCCCTGGTCAAAGTCCTGGAAACCGATTTGGACGCGCAATAA
- a CDS encoding GNAT family N-acetyltransferase: MTGRSRDDVNLSHNLDRSRYELRVGGELVGTAEYAEYIEAPESVALTHTVVREAFRHQGYSSILVKFAAEDIIASGRRIKPYCSYAASYLAKHPEFSHHVSWPQEAR; the protein is encoded by the coding sequence ATGACCGGGCGCAGCAGGGATGACGTCAACCTCTCCCACAACCTTGACCGCAGCCGCTACGAGCTCCGCGTGGGCGGTGAATTAGTGGGTACGGCCGAATACGCGGAATATATCGAAGCGCCGGAATCGGTGGCCCTGACCCATACGGTGGTGCGGGAGGCTTTTCGGCACCAGGGCTATTCTTCGATACTGGTCAAATTCGCTGCGGAAGACATCATCGCGTCGGGCCGGCGCATCAAGCCCTATTGTTCCTACGCGGCGTCCTACCTGGCCAAACATCCTGAGTTCAGCCACCACGTGTCCTGGCCACAGGAAGCCCGGTAA
- a CDS encoding iron-containing redox enzyme family protein yields the protein MKIPAPRGPVSTTLLDLLRTQDGPTPGDLAALTEASRRAAAETGDILRDDDLQLTLFCLYELHYSGLDGVPDSLEWHPALVGLRLELEAVFEAALRRAVPVPALPEATSEAVAEELFRMAADDDGPSVSRFVASKATREQLQEFLILRSVYQLKEADPHSWAIPRLPVGRAKAALIEIQADEYGGGRPERMHSHLFGVTMKGLDLETEYGWYLDFVPALTLASSNAMSLFGLNRRLRGAIAGHLAAFEMTSSIPNSFYARGFRRLGFDDSVTYYFDEHVEADAVHEQIAARDLAGGLVESDPALLSDVLFGAATVLTLDAMMGGDQLTAWQDGRSALREAGSAVPAPGASALVGAALAAGVTP from the coding sequence ATGAAGATTCCCGCACCGCGCGGACCTGTCAGCACCACACTCCTTGACCTGCTGCGCACGCAGGACGGGCCGACCCCCGGGGATCTGGCCGCCCTGACGGAAGCATCCCGCCGGGCTGCCGCCGAAACCGGAGACATCCTCCGTGACGATGATCTGCAGCTAACCCTTTTCTGCCTCTATGAACTGCACTACAGCGGACTCGACGGAGTCCCTGACAGCCTCGAATGGCATCCGGCACTGGTCGGTCTGCGGCTGGAGCTGGAGGCGGTCTTCGAGGCAGCCCTCCGCCGCGCAGTTCCCGTTCCCGCCCTTCCGGAAGCCACCAGCGAGGCGGTGGCCGAGGAACTGTTCCGCATGGCGGCCGACGACGACGGTCCATCCGTGTCCCGTTTTGTCGCATCCAAGGCAACCAGGGAACAGCTCCAGGAGTTCCTGATCCTTCGTTCCGTGTACCAGTTGAAGGAAGCCGATCCCCACAGCTGGGCGATTCCCCGCCTGCCGGTGGGCCGGGCAAAGGCGGCGCTGATCGAGATTCAGGCCGACGAGTACGGCGGCGGGCGGCCCGAACGCATGCACTCCCACCTTTTCGGCGTCACCATGAAGGGGCTGGACTTGGAAACGGAGTACGGATGGTATCTGGATTTTGTCCCGGCACTGACGCTGGCTTCCTCAAACGCCATGTCCCTGTTCGGCCTGAACCGCAGGCTGCGCGGCGCGATCGCCGGGCACCTTGCCGCCTTTGAAATGACGTCATCCATCCCCAATTCCTTCTACGCCCGGGGATTCCGCCGGCTGGGATTTGATGACAGCGTCACCTATTACTTCGATGAACATGTTGAAGCCGACGCCGTGCATGAGCAGATTGCCGCCCGGGACCTGGCGGGCGGCCTGGTTGAGTCAGACCCCGCACTTCTTTCCGATGTCCTCTTTGGCGCAGCAACCGTATTGACCCTGGACGCCATGATGGGCGGAGACCAGCTCACTGCCTGGCAGGATGGCCGGTCGGCCCTGCGGGAGGCCGGGTCCGCCGTTCCGGCGCCGGGAGCCAGCGCCCTCGTTGGCGCCGCCCTGGCTGCCGGAGTCACACCGTGA
- a CDS encoding CDGSH iron-sulfur domain-containing protein: protein MTPAAPSGVPKPAEQPQPEGSPASAAGDCGGCPAGSPPDPVPGEARPAASVVACPNGPLLIRGDFEIVTPDGIPLPRDRETVALCRCGGSAIKPYCDGTHKLMKFDTSRRRPVPPAVVERSSDAAS from the coding sequence GTGACCCCCGCCGCCCCGTCAGGGGTGCCGAAACCGGCCGAACAGCCGCAGCCTGAAGGCAGCCCGGCGTCAGCCGCGGGCGACTGCGGAGGCTGTCCTGCCGGCTCCCCGCCCGATCCGGTGCCCGGTGAGGCCCGGCCCGCGGCTTCGGTGGTGGCCTGCCCCAATGGGCCGCTCCTGATTCGGGGCGATTTCGAGATTGTCACCCCTGACGGAATTCCCCTTCCGAGGGACCGGGAAACTGTTGCCCTGTGCCGGTGCGGCGGATCCGCGATTAAGCCGTACTGCGACGGAACGCACAAGCTGATGAAATTCGACACCTCGCGGCGCCGCCCGGTGCCGCCCGCCGTCGTCGAACGCAGCAGCGACGCCGCATCCTGA
- a CDS encoding nuclease PIN: MRLRLFPQENAGLELLSKMGSVLARGVGTLSEVLGADPEDYGRLAEQMHQLEAESTDLHFALMTQMRSSFINPLPREDLYGLSLILMSAMENLDAAAEVATLYRLTGISGRASEQLEVIGRQSELTVAAMRRLASLEDLDDYWIEMLRLSKRAERIHRIWVSELLRDHKPLSYARHRDLAEQLAGAATQLRRCATAVGGILVRES, translated from the coding sequence GTGAGGCTGCGGCTTTTCCCTCAGGAAAACGCCGGGCTTGAGCTGCTTTCCAAGATGGGAAGCGTGCTGGCACGCGGCGTGGGAACCCTTTCCGAGGTTCTCGGAGCAGACCCGGAGGACTACGGACGCCTCGCTGAGCAGATGCATCAGCTGGAGGCCGAATCCACTGATCTGCATTTTGCCCTGATGACCCAGATGCGCTCCAGCTTCATCAATCCCCTGCCGCGTGAGGATCTTTATGGTCTATCACTCATTCTGATGTCGGCCATGGAGAATCTGGACGCCGCCGCTGAAGTGGCGACCCTGTACCGGCTCACCGGCATCTCGGGCCGCGCCTCCGAACAGCTCGAAGTCATTGGACGGCAGTCGGAGCTGACGGTCGCCGCGATGCGCCGGCTGGCATCCCTTGAAGACCTCGATGATTACTGGATTGAAATGCTGAGGTTGTCCAAGCGGGCCGAACGCATCCACCGCATTTGGGTCTCCGAACTCCTTCGCGACCACAAACCGCTGAGTTATGCCCGCCACCGCGACCTTGCCGAGCAGCTGGCCGGCGCCGCTACGCAGCTTCGCCGGTGCGCAACGGCAGTGGGCGGCATCCTGGTCCGGGAATCCTAG
- a CDS encoding inorganic phosphate transporter, translating into MEPFLLAAVVLFAGAYAFINGFHDVSNSVTTSVRTRALTPTVAVILAAVFNLTGALLSTALALVLADRFIQLPEGTSGLGILIAGLLAASGWGVWTWWRRMPSSSTHALVGGIVGSGAASTLVGGPNIAESYQVLLQQIVLPLLLSPVVAFVLAYLLVFPTTWLMRYSSPRRGDAGNRIAQSVFTSAFSLGHGMQDGQRTMAVIVLALVAAGYSSDAGIPLWVQVFAGTALAAGSLFGGWRISHTLGNRLVRMDPLRGMSATAVSSSMLFMGALWLQIPLSSTQTMTSAIVGAGANQRFSTVRFIPLREILVTWLTTAPATAVLGGILFLALSPML; encoded by the coding sequence GTGGAGCCGTTCCTGCTGGCCGCCGTCGTGCTTTTTGCCGGAGCCTACGCGTTCATCAACGGCTTCCACGACGTTTCCAACTCCGTCACCACCTCCGTCCGCACGCGCGCCCTGACGCCAACGGTCGCCGTCATCCTGGCCGCCGTCTTCAACCTGACCGGCGCACTGCTCAGCACAGCCCTTGCCCTGGTGCTGGCTGACCGCTTCATCCAGCTGCCCGAAGGAACCTCGGGGCTCGGCATCCTGATCGCCGGGCTGCTGGCCGCGTCCGGCTGGGGCGTGTGGACTTGGTGGCGGCGCATGCCATCCTCCTCCACACACGCCCTGGTGGGCGGCATCGTGGGCTCGGGCGCGGCTTCCACGCTGGTGGGAGGGCCCAACATCGCCGAGTCCTATCAGGTGCTGCTGCAGCAGATTGTCCTGCCGCTGCTGCTCTCCCCCGTGGTGGCCTTTGTCCTGGCCTACCTGCTGGTTTTTCCCACCACCTGGCTCATGCGTTACAGCTCGCCGCGCCGCGGCGATGCCGGAAACCGGATTGCCCAGTCAGTGTTCACATCGGCGTTTTCACTTGGCCACGGCATGCAGGACGGGCAGCGGACCATGGCCGTGATTGTCCTGGCCCTGGTGGCTGCCGGCTACTCCTCAGACGCCGGGATACCGCTCTGGGTGCAGGTCTTCGCCGGCACCGCGCTGGCCGCCGGCAGCCTCTTCGGCGGCTGGCGGATCAGCCACACGCTGGGTAACCGCCTGGTGCGCATGGACCCGCTGCGCGGCATGAGCGCGACGGCGGTCAGCTCCTCCATGCTGTTCATGGGTGCCCTGTGGCTGCAGATTCCGCTCTCCAGCACCCAGACCATGACATCGGCCATCGTGGGCGCCGGCGCCAACCAGAGGTTTTCCACGGTCCGTTTCATTCCGCTGCGGGAGATCCTGGTGACGTGGCTGACAACGGCACCGGCCACTGCAGTGCTCGGCGGGATCCTCTTCCTGGCGCTCAGCCCGATGCTGTAA
- the pstB gene encoding phosphate ABC transporter ATP-binding protein PstB, with amino-acid sequence MSKRIDVKDLNVYYGDFLAVENVNINIEAKSVTAFIGPSGCGKSTFLRTLNRMHEVLPGARVEGEVLLDGENLYGPGVDPVTVRSHIGMVFQRPNPFPTMSIRDNVLAGVKLNNRRISKSDADDLVEKSLTGANLWKEVRDRLDKPGSGLSGGQQQRLCIARAIAVSPEVILMDEPCSALDPISTLAIEDLIEELKSEYTVVIVTHNMQQAARVSDKTAFFNIAGTGKPGKLIEYADTPVIFSNPAQKATEDYVSGRFG; translated from the coding sequence ATGTCCAAGCGAATCGACGTCAAGGACCTCAACGTCTACTACGGCGACTTCCTGGCCGTAGAAAACGTCAACATCAACATTGAGGCGAAGTCCGTCACCGCCTTCATCGGCCCCTCCGGCTGCGGCAAGTCAACGTTCCTGCGCACACTGAACCGGATGCACGAAGTTCTGCCCGGTGCACGGGTGGAGGGCGAGGTCCTGCTGGACGGCGAAAACCTCTACGGCCCGGGAGTGGACCCCGTGACCGTCCGCAGCCACATTGGCATGGTGTTCCAGCGGCCCAACCCGTTCCCCACCATGTCCATCCGGGACAACGTGCTGGCCGGCGTGAAGCTGAACAACAGGCGCATTTCCAAGTCCGACGCCGATGACCTGGTGGAGAAGTCCCTCACCGGAGCAAACCTGTGGAAGGAAGTCCGGGACCGCCTGGACAAGCCGGGTTCCGGCCTTTCCGGCGGTCAGCAGCAGCGCCTGTGCATCGCCCGCGCCATTGCCGTGTCCCCGGAAGTCATTCTGATGGACGAGCCGTGCTCGGCCCTGGACCCGATTTCCACCCTCGCCATTGAGGACCTGATCGAGGAGCTCAAGAGCGAGTACACGGTGGTCATCGTGACGCACAACATGCAGCAGGCCGCCCGGGTTTCGGACAAGACGGCGTTCTTCAACATTGCCGGCACCGGCAAGCCGGGCAAGCTGATCGAATACGCCGACACCCCGGTGATCTTCAGCAACCCGGCCCAGAAAGCCACCGAGGACTACGTCTCCGGCCGCTTCGGATAA